The following nucleotide sequence is from Penicillium digitatum chromosome 5, complete sequence.
TCGTTCCTGACGAAAAAGGACGCCGCTTGCCGGTGCCCATTGATAAACACATCAGTGCTGCAGTTTTTGAGGTCATCCACATTTCGATTCAAGGAGCCGCCATCTGGAAATACATTGCTAGTATCCTCGAGCTGCTTGAAAAGTCGGCTGAGGATAGAGCCTGTCGACCTATTCTACTTCAGGACATCTCCAACATATGTCATCTGGAATTCACTCGTGCGCAAACGCTTTTCAAGCGTCATGTTCAGAGTGCGACGGGATCTAAGTGGTTCAAGCGAACTTCCAACACGTACGACAGCGCCGGTAATCCGCACGTTGCCATGAAAGGCAATCCGGAAGACTTTACCGTATCTGACCCCCAGATTCATTACATTTCGCGTCTCTGCCAGTCAAAGCTCACTGTTTCCACTGCCGCTATATGGATCAAAAAGCTGAGCGAGCTTCATGAAACCCATCCTCGGGAGAGGGAAAGGTTGGAGGACAGAGAGGCCGACTCTTTGGGTGACCTGGCTATAATTGTTGGATTCATCCAGGACTTATCTTCCGTAattcccattccttctttttccaacaacaacaacaacaacaacaacaacaacagcagGGGGCAGAAATTTGCCTCTAAACTACAGGAGGTGGAGTCTGAGTTGAACCAGGCCAAGGATCAACTTGATTTGCTCGATTTGTTGTTCCCATCGATAATATTCTAGAGCCAGGGGTGGCCCATGGAGCTCTCAAAAGGCTAGACGAATTCACCATCGAGAAGTCTGGCACAAAAATGGGATTCCTATACCAAGACATGCTCACGGACTGCCTACTCGGTGTTCAGACCCAATGCGATGAAGCCAAAGCCAAACTGGCACAGGGATTAAAGGCCGACTTGTCTTATGCGCCAAAAACAACTCCGGAGTCGACAGTGATCCGAGTCGAACAGCGG
It contains:
- a CDS encoding putative L-asparaginase 3; the protein is MYATSYQLMAKEAVAVFEAATRARVCVPQSVGELIMQRQIYTLQTLNILIDDILEQGSQTRVQKAPAKKKKTSDDGAAIVLSKLSLRAPRNKLTLSDLVASARDHRDTLEEYLVLLSTEPVVLAHAVNIWFFSRPELVPDEKGRRLPVPIDKHISAAVFEVIHISIQGAAIWKYIASILELLEKSAEDRACRPILLQDISNICHLEFTRAQTLFKRHVQSATGSKWFKRTSNTYDSAGNPHVAMKGNPEDFTVSDPQIHYISRLCQSKLTVSTAAIWIKKLSELHETHPRERERLEDREADSLGDLAIIVGFIQDLSSVIPIPSFSNNNNNNNNNNSRGQKFASKLQEVESELNQAKDQLDLLDLLFPSIIF